GTTCCTGTAGCATTCGgcagatggtaagcacgatcatcattagctagacttggcacacgacatatcgctatggcaagtttggggtgcgatcattacacgggaaaggaaATAAAtagaattttgatgacaaaattcaggggtacgatcattacgcgagtgtaatcattatgcaagtaaaatACGGTAAGTGGTGGTTGAAGACCCCTTTAAAGCTTATGGTAATGTAAAAGCACCATAATGCTAACACACATGCTGACCAGGAGGCGCAAGGAGCATGCAGTGCAGTGCAACGTGCCATATACATTCACCGATCAACAGTTGCAGAAGGTAGACAAGAGAGCTCCCAAGAATGAAGGTAGCAAAGGGGAGGGGTTATTGGAGATGTGATTTCAGTTTTACCACTTGCACGATTTGCCACTCATTGCCCACCATGTCATCCATCTCCTCGTCCTTGCTGTAGCGGGCGTAGTCCTTGCGTAGGGTGCGCATCAGGATCATGCTCACCAGACCCACCAGGAAGATTACCATCATGAAGGAGTTGAAGATTGAGAACCAATGGATCTGCAAGGAAGAGGCCTCAACCATTAGGAGTCGTTTGGTTTTGTTTCGTTGACCATGCCAAAAATCCACTCAGACGCGCGTTGCTCAGCGGTATTACATCAAAAGCCGCAGAGTGGTGCAGGGATAGTTGGTATCTGGTCCTCAAGATATACATGGTGCACGTGAACACGACTAGAGAGGGAGACACTTCCTGGTCCCACTTGTATGTGCACTTTCGTTTATTGACTTATTTACTTGGATACCACAAGTCTGATAAAAATGTCATAATTATCCCAACATCAAATTTTCCAGTTGAATTCGCTTTTAAACCTTTCACTGTCACTGACATACCACTAAATTCCTGCATTTCTGTCCCACCATGTCATTGATGTACCCATACGTTCTCCACTCTCTAGTGAGGATCATACTAGGAGTGCATTTGCCGTTATCTGTGTCATTTCTTCTCTTCTGAATAACTGAAAATAAACTGTTGTGTTCACTTTATAACACAGTCGACTTCTAATTCGACCCTGATGGGAGCGTTGGAATTTATCAAATTATCCgacaggttgaaaaaaaaacaagatgcgGAAATACGCTAGAACACACTGCTGATTGATTCATTTTGACATTATTTGCCCAATTCTAACAAGCCTTCAAACAAAACGCGCATACACTTTCAATGAGGCCATAGTAGTAAAGTAATGTAGAAATGACAGAGTTCCTAAACAATACATAAATCTAACGTGCACCCGATTTCTTTGCAAGAAAACTTGCTGCACAATGGCAGCtggttttctaaagtcagcttcgccacgccatgtttcaaagtcagctttgccgcaatacatgTGTGTTGTGTGGTAAAGCATTCGAATAATGCAAAGGCAATTTTGGTTTCGTGCCCTAATTGCACcatgcaggcaattttcggccattcctcttttttttttcacgtgcatGTTAGAATAAAGTAAATAGCATAATTACACATTGTGTTTTGCTGCAACCCATGTGTGTTGTGCGGTGAAGCATTCAAATTGTGCAAAGCCGATTTTAGTTTCGTGTTCTGATTGCACCGTGCAGGCAATTTTCAGCCAGTTTCTTTTTATGTGGTGCgtgttagaatcgggtaaataccgcaatcaaacatcattagctgcagttattgcttgaaaatcatCCAAGGGCAGCCCCAAAATAGGTGTTTGAATGCGAGATGACATTTGTTCAGTGCGTTCACACTCCACTAAGCTCCGCTGATACAGACACTGCCACTGTGTGTCACCAtcggggtcaccataggggtcaggcatGTGCGTGCTCACTGGTCAACTTTGAATTATTCAGCGAAGGCAAATTTTAGGACCAAAATAATGAAAGTTGTTTCAATTAGTTATCTCGCTTGGTGCAGACTTCTCTAGGGAACACTTCCTGCCCCATTTGCCTCTCTCATAGCTCATTCTTCACACACAATGGTAGAGGTTGTGTGGATTCCTGGTCATGCGGGATTGTCGGGGAATGAGCGGACTAACCAGCTCACCTGTGAAGCTTTATGCCAGGCTTCCGGTATCCGTGAACCAACTCTACAGACTTCACGCCAAACACCGTACAGCCTAAAACCCTATTGTCTCCTCAGGCACGTCTTTCCCTCTCCCAACCCGGCACTCCCGCGTGCTTATGGCATTCTACTACGGCAGGTACAGTCAAACTCCTTGCTCTCTCCAACCCATCCCCACTTTCTCCTTGCTTTCGCAGATGAACCCCCCCCTGTCTGCCCACCTAGTGAAGGTTAACGTAACTCCCAACACATTCTGTGGCACTGTACCACACTTATTTCTCCCCCATCTCCTTCTTTGCCCCTCCACCCTATCGGCTATGTGGCTCAGACTTGCCAGCTTTCGCTCAGGTCTGTCAACAAGCCGCCCTTATATGCCACCCACACAATATGCATCAAACTCTCATTGAATAGTATCTCAACATAcattcacacacacatacacattgaaTCACACACACTGAGTCAAGCACAGTGAGACTTGCCCTATGCTGGAAGAAGCTTGGGTCTAGATACTTGTCAAACCTTTCTTCAAATCGAACAGTTGATGGCTTCCAGATTACCTGTTCGGAAAAACAAACCAATCCTTTAGGTCGTGCAAAGAACATGCATATAGTAATTATTTTCATCAAATGTAATATACATGTCATGGGATCTATATGTAATGGTGCCTACTGCCCCTTATCACTTGGTGTGGTGGCTTAGTGGGTATGGCGTTGcactgataagcacgaggtcacgggatcgaattccaGCCATGGTGGCCACATTGCAATGGGGGTGAAAAGCAAATATGCCTGTGCACAATGCATTAGGAACctgaagtggtcaaaattattctggagtcccctactacggcattcctcataatcagatttcGATTTTGGGCACGTGTAAGTCCAACAATCTTTTTTCCCCTTATTTCCCTTCGTGGGAGAGCAGACCATACACTAGAAACAATGGCGGCACCAGTCCATTTTGCACCTTAGCCATCTGTGGCATTGCAAGGAATCGAAATGCATGGTTAGTGGCAGTACATTTGCTAATAGGGCAAATTGGAAGTGTACGATACAGTTGATTGTATGACATCAGGTTTATCAGAGTACAGAGCTTGTCATAGTGCAAAAACCAtgggttgtttttttttgcttcaagagTGCCTGTGCACAAGGTTATTTTTCATGCACAGAAACACAAAAGTGCAAATTTATAAAATCGTCCAGTAATACTTGATctcaaacttgtagataaacgacCTTATCTGTGACATATATCACAATGCCTTGTAGTAGTACTAATGTTGTGACTGGCAGTGGTAAACAAAAAACGTCTCAGGCTAGAGTCAATGCTTCAACAGAGAGACTTGTCATCCTTGTAACGTTGGCTCCAACTGACACATGCCTTGTTCCAACCACTGTTTGTCAGTTCAAGTGTCCCATGTTCCTGCAAACACCTGCCTATTTTAACAATGTTATTCTTATTTATGCAGAACTAGTCAAGTGGCCTGAGGTCGACACTTGCACATCACTTTTGGAAACTTGAGCATGCATTTTTAAACAATTATGCATCTCTACAATGCATTATATTGAGGGAGGGAAAAGTAAATGCCACCTACTTCCGACACTTGACATGGCTAAACAATGACAAGATCACCTTGCTATTATGACTCATTCATGGTTCACCTGTTCTAATCATCTTCCAGTACCAACTAAATACTCGTGATCTGGCAAGAATTGCGTATGATTGGCACAGCTGCCCACAAGCAATCACTGAGCACTGAATTATACACCAGTACACTACTATGTAGTTTTGTCATCAAGTGGATAAGCAGTCAGACTTGTATGTAACGAATCATATTTAATGAATcacttgtaatcaattacattttgaTTGTTTCATAACTGATTAGTTTCTTTACAAGGCAATGCTCACTGTATATCAATTACTTTGTTCAGTAACCAATTACGTGTAGCAAATTACTTTACTGACAAGACAAGCTGTAACAGCTGATGTGCCTTTCAGCACTTGAATTTAGTAGGAACTACAGTAAAATGCCCGCAGACATGTCATGCAACACCCTCTCAGATGCACATGTTTAGCCAGCAAACTCGGGCACCAGTATTTGTTTCCTCATCTTAACTGTTGTATCTGCGCAACGTTTATCAAGCGTATTCTCTTGTTACTGTGCGCCGCGTATCTGATGCACGCGGTCATTGTTCACATGTGCTATTGTATCGCTAGCCAATCGcatgcctcggctgcacccatgctccctttataaggcgaagccactgaatcgttgctgtctgttatgttcatgttgctgtCCGAATAAATACTTGACTTCACGGCGTCTCTGGTCAACATGGCGACGAGGGTGGGACCGTTCGGGCAGAGGCAATGACCAAGCCTGAGGAAACTGCAACGACGCCACGGCAAGCGAGGACATCAGTGATGACCAACACCCTGGGATCTTTGGCCGAGTTCTGCCCAGACTCTGGCAATATCGAAGTCTACCTGGAAAGGTTCGACCTGTATGCAACCGCCAATGGAATAGACTCAAGTAAGAAGTTGCAAGTCTTCTTAACAATCCTGGGTGAAAAGGCTTACGTGACTCTGCGTAGCCTGCTGCTGCCGAAGAAACCAACGGAAGTCAAGTACGAAGAAGCTACAGAAGCTCTCCGAAAGCACTATGCTCCAAAACGGTCAGTGGTTACCGAACGGTATCACTTTTACCAGCGAAAGCAAGAGCCGGACGAAAGCCTAAAGCAGTTCATCGTCGAGCTGAAAAGACTGGCTGCAACGTGCTCGTTTGGAAGCTTTTTGGAAGAAGCGCTCCGGGATCGACTGATTGCTGGACTCAGGACGGATTCGATTCGATGCCGTCTTCTTGCCTTGTCAGAAGACGAAGTCACCTGGGAGCGAGTATGCAAAATTGCCACTGCCTTGGAAACGGCCCAGAAAGACACCCGAGAAATGCTACCGGAGGGGTCAACCGCCAGTCCTGCCGACGTTTACTGGCATCGGGAGCCCACCACGCAAGGCAGGCGACATGCGACCAAGACGGCTAGCAGCGAGCAGCGTGCCCCCCAAAACGGTCCAAGGAAGCAACGTGGGAAAGGCATTGTTCGCGCCTGTCATAGATGCGGCGGACTGCACGCGCCAGTGAGTTGTCCTTTTCTCAAAAGTACCTGCTTCAAATGCTCGAAGCCAGGGCATGTAGCGAAAATGTGCAAAACTAAGGTCGTGCACAAAGTTGAAGAGACCTTGCCGTCAACAGACTTGCTGACTGTTAGTACGACTAACCAAGTTCATAGCTCTCCGCCTATTGTGCTTAAAGTAAAAGTAAACGGCAAGGAGATTCCGATGGAACTAGACACGGGAGCAGCTGTGACCATAATGTCTGAAAGAGACTTTGATGAAAATTTTCCAAATTACCCATGTTCCAAAGACGACGTGCGTCTAGGAGTGTATAATGGCACTGCACTCAAAGTGAAAGGCGTAGCAAAGGTCAATGTGTCTTATCAGAACCGAAGCTACGATCTGCCTCTGATAGTcgcaaagcaagaaaatgaagCCCGCATGCCGACGCTTTTAGGTCGAGATTGGATGACTACACTAAAAGTTGACCTGCAAAATGCTGTTCAGCAGTTGCAACATGACGTGGATAACGTACAGGAGGGCAGGTAGATGGTAGCAGCGGAAGCTGAAAAGAAGTTGAAACAGTTGTACGGTGATGTGTTTGAGCCAGGCTATGGTTCTATCAGAGGATTCACTGGTAGTATACGAATGAAAACCGATGTGCATCCAACTTTTTGTAAGGCGAGACCAGTACCATATGCCTTGCGCGAACAAGTGGAGAATGAATTGCGTGACCTTGAGAAAGCTGGTGTGGTGTACAGAGTCAGGCACAGTGATTGGGCTACACCGCTAGTTATCGTGCCtaagaaaacaggaaaagaaattagGATATGTGGGGATTACAGAGTCACGGTCAATCGGGATATTGAACTTGACCACTATCCACTGCCTCTGCCAGAAGACATATTCGCGTCACTGGTTGGAGGGACCGTGTTCACCTTACTAGATTTGTCGAAGGCTTACCTACAGCTTGAGCTGGATGAGCAGGCACAGCAACTGCTCACGGTGAATACGCACATGGGACTGTTCAGGTTCCGGCGATTGCCGTACGGAGTGGCAAGCGCACCCGCAATGTTTCAGGCCGTGATGGACCAGGTTTTACAAAACATACCTGGGACAGCctgttacctggacgatgtgTTAATAGCAGGTAAAAACCTGACGGAGTGCTATCACCGTTCCCAGAAAGTGCTAGAAGCGCTTAGTAAGCACGGCATTCGTGTAAACGCAGGGAAATGcaaatttttccaagaaaatgttTGTTACTTGGGGCACGAGCTAGACAAGCATGGCGTACACCCAGCAGCGGAAAAAGTAAAGGCGATTCGAGAAGCGCCAAAACCAAGTAATGTGACTCAGCTAAAGGCATTTTTGGGCCTAGTAAACTACTACGCTAAATTTTTGCATGACCTAGCAAATGTGCTAGAACCTCTCCACCAACTGTTGCGCAAGGGCAGCACATGGAACTGGTCGAGCCAGTGTGACGCATGTTTCAGTCGCTGTAAAGATTTAATCAGTGAAGACACGGTCTTGGAACTGTATGATGTAACGAAAGAAATACAGCTGACATGTGACGCTTCTGCTTACGGCTTAGGTGCAGTGCTGTCGCACGTGGTTGAGGGCGTAGAGCGACCGATCGCGTTTGCACCGCGGACGATGACGCCTGCTGAGCGTAACTACGCGCAAGTGGAAAAAGAAGCGCTTGCAGTTGTTTTTGGAGTGAAGAAATTTCATAAATATTTGTATGGGCGTACGTTTAGTGTAATCACTGATCACCAG
This Dermacentor albipictus isolate Rhodes 1998 colony chromosome 1, USDA_Dalb.pri_finalv2, whole genome shotgun sequence DNA region includes the following protein-coding sequences:
- the LOC139055542 gene encoding uncharacterized protein, with amino-acid sequence MTKPEETATTPRQARTSVMTNTLGSLAEFCPDSGNIEVYLERFDLYATANGIDSSKKLQVFLTILGEKAYVTLRSLLLPKKPTEVKYEEATEALRKHYAPKRSVVTERYHFYQRKQEPDESLKQFIVELKRLAATCSFGSFLEEALRDRLIAGLRTDSIRCRLLALSEDEVTWERVCKIATALETAQKDTREMLPEGSTASPADVYWHREPTTQGRRHATKTASSEQRAPQNGPRKQRGKGIVRACHRCGGLHAPVSCPFLKSTCFKCSKPGHVAKMCKTKVVHKVEETLPSTDLLTVSTTNQVHSSPPIVLKVKVNGKEIPMELDTGAAVTIMSERDFDENFPNYPCSKDDVRLGVYNGTALKVKGVAKVNVSYQNRSYDLPLIVAKQENEARMPTLLGRDWMTTLKVDLQNAVQQLQHDVDNVQEGR